One region of Sulfurisphaera ohwakuensis genomic DNA includes:
- the gds gene encoding geranylgeranyl diphosphate synthase — MSFEDYFNRIVENVNINIEKYLKGDIKELYEASFYLFKAGGKRLRPLILVSSADLLGGDLNRAYLAGASVEVLHTFTLIHDDIMDEDTTRRGMPTVHVKWGIPMAILAGDLLHAKAFEILNDAFRGMNSNKITRAFEIFTKAIIIISEGQALDMQFEDKVTVSEEEYLDMIKRKTAMLFSSSAALGGLIATDNEKEIQALADYGLNLGISFQIVDDILGLIADEKELGKPIYSDIREGKKTILVIKTMKEANEDEKKILLKTLGNKNASKDELIAAAEIIRKYSLEYAYNNAEEYARKAIEALESIDWKNDEAGKALKYLAEFTVKRRK, encoded by the coding sequence ATGAGTTTTGAAGATTATTTTAATAGGATAGTCGAAAACGTTAACATAAATATAGAAAAATACTTAAAAGGAGATATAAAAGAGTTATATGAAGCTTCTTTTTATTTATTTAAAGCTGGAGGTAAAAGATTAAGGCCATTAATTCTAGTTTCATCAGCTGACCTTTTAGGAGGAGATTTAAATAGAGCTTACTTAGCTGGTGCATCTGTAGAAGTTCTTCATACTTTTACTTTGATTCATGATGATATAATGGATGAAGATACAACAAGAAGAGGAATGCCTACAGTTCATGTAAAATGGGGTATACCAATGGCAATTTTGGCTGGTGATTTACTACATGCCAAAGCTTTTGAAATTTTGAACGACGCTTTTAGGGGTATGAATAGTAATAAAATAACTAGAGCGTTTGAAATTTTTACGAAAGCAATAATAATTATTTCTGAAGGTCAAGCTTTAGATATGCAGTTTGAGGATAAAGTCACGGTAAGTGAGGAAGAGTATTTAGATATGATAAAAAGAAAAACAGCAATGTTATTTTCTTCATCTGCAGCCTTAGGTGGTTTAATCGCTACTGATAACGAAAAAGAAATTCAAGCATTAGCAGATTATGGCTTGAATTTAGGTATTTCTTTTCAAATAGTTGATGATATTTTAGGCCTCATAGCAGACGAGAAAGAATTGGGAAAGCCTATTTATAGTGATATTAGGGAAGGCAAGAAAACAATACTAGTAATTAAGACTATGAAAGAAGCTAATGAAGATGAAAAGAAAATACTTCTAAAAACTCTAGGAAATAAAAATGCTAGCAAAGATGAGCTTATAGCTGCGGCTGAAATTATAAGGAAATATTCTCTAGAATATGCTTACAATAATGCTGAAGAATATGCAAGAAAAGCAATAGAAGCATTAGAGTCTATTGATTGGAAAAATGATGAGGCTGGAAAGGCTTTAAAATATTTAGCAGAGTTTACGGTAAAAAGGAGAAAATGA
- a CDS encoding HAD family hydrolase, which produces MNKGIIFDLDGTLANTAFIHKEAWEIALSKLGINTDIQIETLLGRKTAEIAKILAKDKWKELMNIKNNVYLDLVKRKAKGTRCSKEILQKAKELGYKTAIVTSSNTISAIEVLNTIGISVDLLITSDDVINGKPDPEGILLAIDKLNLNPALSIGIGDTEVDAIAFKKARLGKIYLVRSEVPIDVEKLTSLGIKIVNSLCQIMNELNS; this is translated from the coding sequence ATGAATAAAGGTATAATTTTTGATCTAGATGGTACCCTAGCTAATACGGCTTTTATTCATAAAGAAGCTTGGGAAATAGCACTATCTAAACTCGGTATAAACACAGATATACAAATAGAGACTTTGTTGGGAAGAAAAACTGCTGAAATAGCAAAAATTTTAGCTAAAGACAAATGGAAGGAGTTAATGAATATAAAAAATAATGTGTATCTGGATTTGGTTAAGAGAAAAGCTAAAGGAACAAGGTGTTCGAAAGAAATACTACAAAAGGCTAAAGAACTCGGATATAAGACAGCTATAGTTACCTCGTCTAACACTATATCAGCGATAGAAGTTCTAAACACTATTGGAATTTCAGTTGATTTACTTATAACGTCTGATGATGTTATAAATGGTAAACCAGACCCAGAAGGGATACTATTGGCAATAGATAAACTAAACCTTAATCCAGCATTATCAATAGGAATAGGAGACACTGAAGTTGATGCAATAGCCTTTAAAAAAGCAAGATTAGGCAAAATATATCTAGTAAGATCAGAAGTACCTATTGATGTTGAGAAGTTAACAAGTCTAGGAATAAAAATAGTGAACTCTTTATGCCAAATTATGAATGAGTTAAACTCTTAA
- a CDS encoding MraY family glycosyltransferase, with product MNLATIIISAIIGYLVTYISTKWVINIAKSRGFVGKDINKPDKPEIPVLGGVSIVAGFIAGAFTFLLFSNDSPRSEIIEKVIVSVLLSSLLIGYLGILDDIFNLRQSIRAFLPIFASVPLILYSSGHSIISIPFLGQIDFGIFFYIIILPAVLTITANAFNMLEGLNGLGAGMGLIMASALAYIGLRSNGPTFYAGVMALILAFVLFSFLLFNKYPAKIFPGNIGTYFIGSVIGSIGIAGYMYTALFFLYIPYAVEFFLKARTKFKGVSFGKISPDGYLYWDGKPNSLTHVVMKLGKFKEYQIVAILWGIELIFAILAIIFQEIVIKI from the coding sequence ATGAATCTGGCAACAATCATTATCTCAGCAATAATAGGGTATCTTGTTACTTATATATCAACTAAATGGGTTATTAATATAGCAAAAAGTAGAGGGTTCGTAGGAAAAGATATAAACAAGCCAGATAAACCAGAGATTCCAGTTTTAGGAGGAGTAAGTATAGTTGCTGGTTTTATTGCTGGAGCATTCACTTTTCTATTATTTTCTAATGATTCCCCAAGATCAGAAATAATAGAAAAAGTAATTGTTTCAGTCTTATTATCTTCACTTTTAATAGGTTATTTAGGTATTCTAGATGATATATTTAACTTAAGGCAATCAATAAGAGCTTTTCTACCTATATTTGCTTCTGTTCCACTCATATTGTATAGTTCTGGGCATTCTATTATCTCTATACCATTCTTAGGTCAAATAGACTTTGGAATATTTTTTTACATAATTATCTTACCTGCTGTATTAACGATAACAGCCAATGCATTTAACATGCTAGAGGGACTTAACGGTTTAGGTGCCGGTATGGGGTTAATTATGGCTTCGGCTTTAGCTTACATAGGGTTAAGATCAAACGGTCCTACATTTTATGCTGGCGTAATGGCTTTAATTTTAGCATTTGTTCTCTTTTCTTTCCTATTATTTAATAAGTACCCTGCAAAAATATTTCCGGGGAATATAGGAACATATTTTATAGGTTCTGTTATAGGCTCGATTGGTATAGCTGGTTATATGTATACTGCGTTATTCTTCCTTTACATTCCATATGCCGTAGAATTCTTCTTAAAAGCTAGAACAAAATTTAAGGGAGTATCATTTGGTAAGATATCTCCTGATGGTTATCTTTATTGGGATGGTAAACCTAACTCATTAACTCATGTGGTTATGAAACTAGGAAAATTTAAAGAATATCAAATAGTTGCAATATTATGGGGAATTGAATTAATATTTGCAATATTAGCAATAATCTTCCAAGAGATAGTCATAAAGATATAA
- a CDS encoding zinc-binding dehydrogenase produces MRAAILFNYKEPLKIEEVEIEDPKENEVMVQVAATGLCHSDVNVFVGATPVPPPVVAGHEIAGIVKKVGPGVTRVKPGDRVISAFIHPCGKCRNCISGHENLCETFSSVRLKGTMFDGTTRLRLKNGTAVRTFLGGGFAEYAIVHENALTVVPQDMDLQKVAVLGCAGITGYGAVDSAKIEPGETVAVVGVGGVGLSVIQLLKASGAGRIIALGTKKWKLEKAMELGATDVINTKETDPIKTLKEITNGGPDVVIEAGGTQETVQMAIESVRIGGRVVLVGLPPVSAQIPLRIAMIVRNGITIIGNYGGRPRIDMPRLLELVRSGKYDPSKLVTGKYRLEEINEAVKLLEEGEAIRSLIVP; encoded by the coding sequence ATGAGAGCAGCAATATTATTTAACTATAAGGAACCATTAAAAATTGAGGAAGTAGAAATAGAAGATCCTAAAGAAAACGAGGTTATGGTACAAGTAGCTGCGACTGGATTATGTCATTCAGATGTTAATGTGTTTGTTGGAGCAACGCCTGTACCACCACCAGTAGTTGCTGGGCATGAAATAGCCGGAATTGTAAAGAAAGTAGGTCCTGGTGTAACTAGAGTAAAACCTGGAGATAGAGTGATTTCAGCGTTTATTCATCCTTGTGGGAAATGCAGAAACTGTATATCTGGACATGAAAATCTTTGCGAAACATTTTCTTCTGTAAGATTAAAAGGTACAATGTTCGATGGTACTACCAGGTTAAGATTAAAAAATGGCACAGCAGTTAGGACATTTCTTGGAGGAGGATTTGCTGAATATGCAATAGTTCATGAAAACGCATTAACAGTTGTTCCTCAAGACATGGATTTACAAAAGGTTGCAGTATTAGGTTGTGCAGGAATTACTGGATATGGTGCGGTAGACTCGGCTAAAATTGAACCAGGTGAAACAGTAGCAGTTGTTGGAGTAGGTGGCGTTGGTCTTTCAGTTATACAATTACTCAAAGCAAGTGGAGCTGGAAGGATAATTGCCTTAGGAACAAAGAAATGGAAACTTGAAAAAGCCATGGAGTTGGGTGCAACTGATGTTATAAATACAAAAGAAACAGATCCCATTAAAACACTAAAAGAAATAACTAACGGAGGGCCAGATGTAGTTATAGAAGCTGGTGGGACACAAGAAACAGTGCAAATGGCAATAGAAAGTGTGAGAATTGGTGGAAGAGTTGTCTTAGTAGGATTACCACCAGTTTCAGCGCAAATTCCATTAAGAATAGCAATGATTGTAAGAAATGGAATAACTATAATTGGAAATTATGGAGGTAGACCTAGGATTGATATGCCCAGATTGTTAGAGTTAGTAAGATCTGGAAAATATGATCCAAGTAAGTTAGTTACTGGTAAATATAGATTAGAGGAGATAAATGAGGCAGTAAAATTATTAGAAGAAGGAGAAGCTATAAGAAGTTTGATAGTTCCATGA